A stretch of Acropora palmata chromosome 9, jaAcrPala1.3, whole genome shotgun sequence DNA encodes these proteins:
- the LOC141891500 gene encoding fibroblast growth factor receptor 4-like, with protein MSSSLNCLLFGILVFFPETDSRGLTWNEPPPTQSVQAVANPVDHFSSRQLREGNINATLRWQFDLTELSFRSLVILFDGTTVAGVTKSSGFGPQPRFENQFGIDWSLNQTFVKLVIFNVTVEENGRFTCQVYADAVEGYVYFRFESNVQVNVVAPSSNIITSSDLNLTAPVELTLNCSADGKPKPAITWTRVSDNTSVNMPLNITGEKDKGSYRCTADNGVGEPLIKDVFVGVQVPPMVALTSKVFVDREQTVSLICEVEGNPTPIISWSPCSGRSVVCDEQYLNISKVQTARANYTCTATNTVGVDSETTLLLIGGKNVYLRLIVSGECDNKDSIWEMLQKELSRVFSNTQVYSGAELINVRCGSLIFDVVLKFGIKVAEDDTISIIQNAIVDGNLGEISVNASYVIGIPPVEQTTITATTSISTKLDGHSSFNSIVIGASIGAGVLFAVIVGFVVLWVLRRRNSRQENTKGYYEMTPNERTEEWEISPARLKAEDAIESSISRPTYVSLQEVTRHSKMDSDPPPTEYAPLDLRTRSWEVARKDVIVKKVIGKGAFGQVAKGMAKNISFRSDTRNVAIKMLKANAAESDRRDLKSELELMKTLKPHPHVIKLLGCVTESEPLLVLIEYVQYGDLLGYLRKSRGLNDTYYEDPDIKPKTSLTSQQLMKFAWQIADGMNYLSLRKVIHRDLAARNVLVGERETCKITDFGMARDVQDENIYERKTEGRLPVKWTAYEALLYGKYTTKSDVWSYGVVLYEIFTIGGAPYPRMSGCKVVSFLQEGHRMQKPEHVDNKLYQIMTNCWQSEPEIRPSFSDLTQQLKRMENQHKRLLNMHIYNNAMYANLEDLTA; from the exons ATGTCTTCCTCGTTAAACTGTTTGCTGTTTGGAATTCTCGTATTTTTCCCTGAAACAG ATAGTAGAGGTTTGACTTGGAATGAACCTCCTCCAACCCAAAGTGTACAAGCAGTTGCTAATCCTGTGGACCACTTTAGCAGCAGGCAACTACGTGAAGGAAACATCAATGCAACCTTGAGGTGGCAGTTTGATTTAACTGAGTTAAGCTTCAGGTCTTTAGTTATATTGTTTGATGGGACAACTGTTGCAGGTGTTACTAAGTCTTCAGGATTTGGGCCTCAACCTCGGTTTGAAAACCAATTTGGCATTGATTGGAGTCTCAACCAAACCTTTGTCAAGCTGGTTATCTTCAATGTAACAGTTGAAGAGAATGGAAGATTTACTTGTCAAGTTTATGCTGATGCAGTGGAAGGATATGTTTATTTTCGATTTGAAAGCAATGTTCAAGTGAATGTTGTTG CTCCTTCAAGTAACATTATCACCTCAAGTGATCTAAATCTAACAGCTCCTGTTGAGTTGACTTTAAACTGCTCAGCTGATGGAAAGCCAAAACCAGCAATAACCTGGACAAGAGTCTCTGATAACACTTCGGTCAACATGCCCTTGAACATCACTGGAGAAAAGGATAAAGGAAGCTACAGATGTACTGCTGATAATGGTGTTGGAGAACCCTTGATAAAGGATGTCTTTGTCGGTGTTCAGG TTCCTCCAATGGTTGCACTTACTTCAAAAGTCTTTGTTGACCGTGAACAGACTGTATCACTTATCTGTGAAGTGGAAGGAAACCCGACACCTATAATTTCTTGGAGTCCTTGTTCTGGACGAAGCGTTGTCTGTGACGAACAATacttaaatatttcaaaagtgCAGACTGCACGTGCCAACTACACTTGTACAGCAACCAACACTGTGGGAGTAGATTCAGAAACCACACTTCTTC TTATTGGGGGAAAGAATGTTTACTTGAGGCTGATCGTGAGCGGAGAATGTGACAACAAAGACTCTATTTGGGAGATGCTACAGAAAGAG CTGAGCAGGGTCTTTTCCAATACTCAAGTTTACTCAGGAGCAGAACTGATAAATGTAAG ATGTGGAAGTCTGATCTTTGATGTGGTCTTGAAGTTCGGCATCAAAGTTGCAGAGGATGATACTATTTCCATAATTCAAAATGCTATTGTGGATGGAAACCTTGGAGAAATAAGCGTGAATGCATCATATGTCATTGGAATTCCACCTGTTGAACAAACTACAATCACAGCAACAACCAGCATTTCTACAAAATTAGAtg gCCATTCATCATTCAATTCAATAGTTATTGGTGCTTCCATTGGGGCTGGGGTTCTCTTCGCTGTTATTGTTGGATTCGTGGTTTTGTGGGTGCTTAGGAGAAGAAACTCACGACAAGAAAACACCAAAGGCTACTACG AAATGACGCCAAATGAAAG AACTGAAGAATGGGAAATTTCCCCAGCGAGACTTaaa GCTGAGGATGCAATAGAAAGTAGTATTTCTAGACCTACATATGTGAGCTTGCAGGAAGTAACTCGGCATTCTAAGATGGATTCTGATCCACCCCCCACTGAATATGCGCCACTTGATTTGAGGACACGCTCTTGGGAAGTAGCACGAAAGGACGTGATAGTAAAAAAGGTCATTGGTAAAGGGGCTTTTGGTCAGGTTGCTAAGGGAATGGCAAAGAACATATCGTTCAGGTCTGACACAAGAAATGTTGCCATTAAGATGTTAAAAG CAAATGCTGCTGAATCAGACAGACGAGACTTGAAATCGGAACTGGAGCTGATGAAGACACTTAAGCCGCATCCACATGTCATCAAACTGCTGGGTTGTGTCACTGAATCTG AACCCTTGTTAGTGTTGATCGAGTATGTCCAGTATGGTGATCTCCTTGGTTACCTGAGGAAGAGCCGTGGATTGAATGATACTTACTACGAAGACCCGGATATTAAACCGAAAACCAGTCTGACGTCACAACAGCTGATGAAATTTGCTTGGCAAATCGCTGATGGAATGAACTACTTATCTTTGAGAAAG GTTATTCACCGGGATCTTGCAGCACGTAACGTTTTGGTTGGAGAAAGGGAGACCTGTAAAATAACAGACTTTGGAATGGCCAGAGATGTACAAGACGAAAATATCTACGAACGAAAGACGGAG GGTCGACTGCCAGTGAAGTGGACAGCATATGAAGCTCTGTTGTACGgaaaatacacaacaaaaagtGATGT ATGGAGTTATGGAGTGGTTCtttatgaaatatttactaTTG GTGGTGCGCCATATCCGCGCATGAGTGGTTGCAAAGTTGTCAGTTTCCTTCAAGAAGGCCACAGGATGCAGAAACCAGAGCACGTGGATAATAAATT GTATCAAATCATGACGAATTGTTGGCAAAGTGAACCCGAGATTAGGCCGTCATTCTCTGATTTAACGcaacaactgaaaagaatgGAAAACCAACACAAG aggtTGCTCAACATGCACATATACAACAATGCAATGTATGCAAACTTGGAAGACTTGACCGCATGA